The segment GCGACCCCGTCCGATCCGCCCGCCACCTGGGCGGCGCGGATCCCGGCGGCGACCCGGTCGAGGGCGTCGTCCCACGAGACGGCCGACCACTCGCCGGTCTCCCGGTCGCGCACCAGCGGCGACGTGAGCCGCTCGCGACCGCCGTACAGCCCGGCCGCGGCCCACCCCTTGCGGCACAGCGCCCCGCGGTTGACGGGGAACTCCTCCCAGGCCGACACCTCGGGCGTGCGCCGACCTGCCAGGCGCATCCCGCACTGCAGGGAGCAGTAGGGGCAGTGGGTCTCGGTCTGCGTCGCGGTCATCAGATCTCCCGTCAGATTTCAGCGGCGGCGAGCCCGTGGGCCCGCACCGGTCGACGCAGGTAGAGCACCCAGGTGAGTGTGGCGCAGCCGACGTAGTAGGCGGTGAAGACCGTGAAGGCGGCACGCGTCGCGGTGAGCGGGTCGCCGACCCAGGGGGCGGCGAAGGCGAGCGGGACCAGGAAGCCGCCCACGGCACCGACCGCGCCGATCACCCCGAGCGCGGAGGACGACTGCCGGGTGGCCGAGGTGAGTGCGGCAGCCCGCTCCGGCGTGCCCGGCGCGGTCGCGCGCTCCGCCGAGGCCTTCCAGAGGGCGGGGATCATCTTGTAGACCGAGCCGTTGCCGACGCCGGTGGCGGCGAAGATGCAGAGGAAGAAGCCGAGGAACAGCGGGAACCAGGCGGCGTTGGCGCTCGCGACGGCCGGGTCGGCGCCCGGGTTGGGCGTGAGCTGGTTGACCGTCCACAGCACCCCGAGGGTGAAGACGACCATCGCGACGAACGACGCCAGGGTCACCCGAGCGCCGCCCCAGCGGTCGGCCATCCACCCGCCGAACGGACGGGTCAGCGAGCCGACACCAGCGCCGAGGAAGGCGTAGAACGCGAAGTAGATACCCGTACCGAGCGGGGCAGGCTCCGGCACCCAGAAGTTGAGCCTGATCAGCAGCGGCATCGCGGCCGAGTAGCCGATGAACGACCCGAACGTGCCGATGTAGAGCAGTGACAGCTGCCAGGTCCGACGCTGCTTCACGACCTGCATCTGCTCCCGTGGCGACGACGTCACGGTCGCCAGGTTGTCCATCCAGAGCCACGCGGCGGCCGTCGCCAGCATCGCCAGGCCCGCATAGGCGTACGCCGCCCGCTCGAGGTGGATGCCGCCGCCCGACGCCTGCACGAGGCCGAAGATGCCGGCGCCGCCCACCATGACCGGGAGCAGCAGCTGGATCAGCGAGACACCGAGGTTGCCGCCGGCCGCGTTGAGCCCGAGCGCCGCGCCCTTCTTGTCGGAGGGGTAGAAGAAGTTGATGTTGGCCATCGACGAGGCGAAGTTGCCGCCACCCACCCCCGCGGTCGCGGCGATCAGGCAGAAGACCCAGTAGGGCGTCGTCGGGTCCTGCACGGCGTACGCGAACAGCAGCGTCGGCACCAGCAGCATCGCACCGCTGACGATCGTCCAGTTGCGCCCGCCGAACTTCGGCACCGCGAACGTGTAGGGCAGCCGCAGCAGCGAGCCGACGAGGTTGGGAAGCGCGACGAGCAGGAACAGCTGCTGCGGGGTGAACGCGAAGCCCTGCGCGAGCAGGAACGCCGACGAGACGCTCCAGATCAGCCAGACCGAGAAGCCGACGTGCTCGGCGAAGATCGACCACACCAGGTTGCGGCGGGCGACCGCGCGTCCGGTCGATTCCCAGAACTCGGCGTCCTCCGGGCGCCAGTCCTCGATCCAGCGACGCGCGCGGCGGTTGTCCGTGGCGGGGGTGCTCATGTCGACGAGCGTCTGCTCCCGGTGTGTCACCCGGCCTGCCGCTCCAGTGGCGGAGTCGTCAACTTCTCCTCACGACCTCACGACGTGAGGTCGAGACGCGGTCAAGCCTTGATCGTTCCTCCCTTCCCGCACGAGGCTGGAGGGTGCACAATCCCAGGGGAAACAGGGACAGACGTGGGACCGAGGGCTCGGCT is part of the Nocardioides cavernae genome and harbors:
- a CDS encoding MFS transporter — its product is MSTPATDNRRARRWIEDWRPEDAEFWESTGRAVARRNLVWSIFAEHVGFSVWLIWSVSSAFLLAQGFAFTPQQLFLLVALPNLVGSLLRLPYTFAVPKFGGRNWTIVSGAMLLVPTLLFAYAVQDPTTPYWVFCLIAATAGVGGGNFASSMANINFFYPSDKKGAALGLNAAGGNLGVSLIQLLLPVMVGGAGIFGLVQASGGGIHLERAAYAYAGLAMLATAAAWLWMDNLATVTSSPREQMQVVKQRRTWQLSLLYIGTFGSFIGYSAAMPLLIRLNFWVPEPAPLGTGIYFAFYAFLGAGVGSLTRPFGGWMADRWGGARVTLASFVAMVVFTLGVLWTVNQLTPNPGADPAVASANAAWFPLFLGFFLCIFAATGVGNGSVYKMIPALWKASAERATAPGTPERAAALTSATRQSSSALGVIGAVGAVGGFLVPLAFAAPWVGDPLTATRAAFTVFTAYYVGCATLTWVLYLRRPVRAHGLAAAEI